The proteins below come from a single uncultured Carboxylicivirga sp. genomic window:
- a CDS encoding SDR family oxidoreductase, with protein MKKIAIAGSTGYLGKCIAEALVSQNNINGLLLARNLQKLEAYQSENITKVKVELTDNSTLPGVLYGVDTVISTVGITRQKDGLSYMDVDYGANHNLLQEAKKAGVRKFVYVSVLNGQNMRNLKICEAKEHFVDELKASGLAYTIIRPNGFSSDLKDFLNMAQKGKVYLFGTGKSSLNPIHGADLARVCLDSIHTNDEEIEVGGPEVFTQNQIASLALKTLHQPVKIVHLPDWIRVFTLGLVRTFLPSKIYGPIEFFLSAMASDMIAPKYGIHKLGDYYQSISHEFSK; from the coding sequence ATGAAAAAGATAGCTATAGCCGGTTCAACCGGTTACTTAGGAAAATGCATTGCAGAAGCCTTAGTATCGCAAAATAATATCAACGGACTTTTATTAGCTCGAAACCTGCAAAAGTTGGAAGCTTACCAAAGCGAAAATATTACAAAAGTAAAAGTTGAGTTGACAGATAACAGTACTTTACCTGGGGTGTTATATGGGGTAGATACGGTTATTTCAACTGTGGGTATTACACGACAAAAAGATGGGTTAAGCTATATGGATGTTGACTATGGAGCCAATCATAATTTACTGCAAGAAGCCAAAAAAGCAGGTGTCAGAAAATTTGTATATGTCTCGGTGTTAAATGGTCAGAATATGAGGAATCTGAAAATATGTGAGGCAAAAGAACATTTTGTTGACGAGTTAAAAGCTTCGGGCTTAGCCTATACCATCATTCGGCCCAATGGCTTTTCCTCCGATCTGAAGGATTTTTTGAATATGGCTCAAAAAGGCAAGGTGTATTTGTTTGGCACTGGCAAAAGTTCATTAAACCCTATACATGGCGCTGATTTAGCCAGAGTTTGTTTGGATAGTATTCATACTAATGATGAAGAAATAGAAGTGGGAGGTCCCGAAGTTTTTACACAGAATCAGATTGCTTCTCTGGCATTAAAAACGCTTCATCAACCAGTAAAAATTGTACATTTACCTGATTGGATCAGGGTTTTTACTTTGGGTTTGGTACGAACTTTTTTACCTTCGAAAATATATGGCCCAATTGAGTTTTTTTTGTCGGCTATGGCTTCGGATATGATTGCACCCAAGTATGGAATTCATAAATTGGGGGATTATTACCAAAGTATTAGCCACGAATTCAGTAAATAA
- a CDS encoding helix-turn-helix transcriptional regulator: MTDGIQIFNFKKLPIEIEVKDLKFVKELPELLGRPHKATFFQIVWLTTGEAVFNIDFKEITIKENELLIITPGQVCAFDVHSDYTGKLILFTNSFFSISEMDANFMYTSEIFNPVRRNKVISLCPILISDLTDLLENELKQGDKNYQLEIAQSYLRIILFESERQFSKTTNIPVNNVARLFYNAVEHHYKENKNTEFYVDLLNVNEKVLSREVKAIIGKTPKVYIDSRTILEAKRLLIYSNFSIKEVGYDLGFEEPSYFNKYFKKHTKLTPVEFRKEH; encoded by the coding sequence ATGACGGATGGTATTCAAATATTTAATTTCAAGAAACTACCCATTGAAATAGAAGTTAAGGACTTGAAGTTTGTTAAAGAACTTCCTGAATTACTGGGGCGGCCTCATAAAGCTACATTTTTTCAAATTGTTTGGCTCACAACAGGTGAGGCTGTTTTTAATATCGATTTTAAGGAAATAACAATAAAAGAAAACGAGCTTTTAATAATTACTCCCGGGCAGGTGTGTGCGTTTGATGTACATTCGGATTACACCGGTAAACTGATATTATTTACCAATTCATTCTTTAGCATTAGCGAAATGGATGCTAATTTTATGTACACCTCCGAGATTTTTAACCCCGTTCGTCGCAACAAAGTAATTTCTCTTTGCCCAATATTAATTAGTGATTTAACCGACTTACTTGAAAATGAACTGAAGCAAGGAGATAAAAACTATCAGTTGGAAATTGCCCAAAGTTATCTGCGCATTATTCTGTTTGAATCGGAAAGACAGTTTTCGAAAACTACCAATATACCAGTCAATAATGTGGCTCGCCTCTTTTACAATGCTGTGGAACATCATTATAAAGAAAATAAGAATACCGAATTCTATGTTGATCTTTTAAATGTGAACGAAAAAGTATTATCGAGAGAAGTAAAAGCCATTATCGGAAAAACACCCAAAGTGTATATTGATTCTCGAACTATTTTAGAGGCTAAGCGCTTATTGATATACAGTAATTTTAGTATTAAAGAAGTTGGGTATGATCTTGGTTTTGAAGAGCCTTCATATTTTAATAAGTACTTTAAAAAACATACAAAGCTAACCCCCGTGGAATTCCGGAAAGAGCATTGA
- a CDS encoding DUF3795 domain-containing protein — protein sequence MKTDKPIVNTPELVAYCGLYCGTCSKYKNGKCPGCAGNKKASWCKIRTCNIENNFTNCSHCTITTPADCKKLNNAIGKVFKFIFKTDRIASLQYINSTSELQYAEKMVSLNQMSIKTKQTI from the coding sequence ATGAAAACAGACAAACCAATTGTTAACACCCCTGAACTAGTAGCCTACTGTGGCTTATATTGTGGCACCTGCTCAAAATATAAAAATGGCAAATGCCCCGGATGTGCAGGCAACAAAAAAGCAAGCTGGTGTAAAATACGCACCTGCAACATCGAAAACAACTTTACCAATTGCTCGCATTGTACCATTACAACTCCGGCAGACTGCAAAAAACTAAATAACGCAATAGGTAAAGTTTTCAAGTTTATTTTCAAAACCGATCGCATTGCCAGTCTGCAATACATTAACAGTACGAGTGAATTACAATATGCTGAAAAAATGGTGAGTTTAAATCAGATGTCTATCAAAACCAAACAAACCATTTAG
- a CDS encoding serine hydrolase domain-containing protein, translated as MKKFIYLFIAIVVLCVSCSKDDLPASTPIDYSNAQLFFEELGYNGAVLISKSGNDIIRKGLGEANHKTGELNTVTTKFRIGSVSKTLTGMAIIQLKRDGLIAGFDQSLSDLDPIFSAFSEITLRQLLRHQSGIPDYVSMVEDAAKTGEDISPMEIFELLEEYVSTEGWLFQPGTSMQYSNSNYLLAALLIEKLAGISYESYVLQHILQPLHMQHTELGTNTIPSQGYAQGYNGTQNVSDYPMPITIGAGCWTSTVEDMEIWCKTVMGDEWLTDEEKNVIWGMDVAAETTVFGMSWFVSTINNKKFIWHGGDIDGFSSLIGFIPESEGVIIALSNEQDNTAFTRNTIIETILHNEF; from the coding sequence ATGAAAAAGTTCATTTATTTATTCATTGCCATTGTAGTGCTTTGTGTTTCGTGTAGCAAGGATGACCTGCCGGCAAGCACTCCGATAGATTACTCCAATGCGCAATTGTTTTTTGAAGAGTTAGGTTATAATGGTGCTGTGTTGATTTCCAAATCGGGCAATGATATTATTCGTAAAGGGTTGGGTGAGGCAAACCACAAAACAGGAGAATTGAATACAGTTACTACAAAATTCAGAATAGGATCTGTTAGTAAAACGTTGACCGGAATGGCTATTATTCAATTAAAAAGGGATGGTTTAATTGCTGGTTTTGATCAATCGTTAAGCGATTTAGATCCTATTTTTTCTGCTTTCTCAGAAATAACGCTTCGTCAGTTATTACGGCATCAAAGTGGCATACCCGACTATGTTTCAATGGTTGAAGATGCTGCAAAAACAGGTGAAGATATTTCGCCAATGGAGATTTTTGAGTTACTCGAAGAATATGTTTCAACCGAAGGATGGTTATTTCAACCAGGCACTTCAATGCAGTATTCAAATTCTAATTATTTGTTAGCGGCCCTTCTGATTGAGAAATTAGCCGGCATTAGTTACGAGAGTTACGTTCTTCAGCATATCTTACAGCCTTTACATATGCAACATACCGAATTGGGTACAAACACCATACCTTCGCAAGGATATGCCCAAGGTTATAACGGAACTCAAAATGTTTCGGATTATCCGATGCCAATTACGATTGGGGCTGGTTGCTGGACCAGTACAGTTGAAGATATGGAAATATGGTGTAAGACTGTGATGGGTGATGAATGGTTAACCGATGAAGAGAAGAATGTGATATGGGGAATGGATGTAGCAGCAGAAACAACTGTTTTTGGGATGTCGTGGTTTGTGAGTACTATAAACAATAAAAAATTCATCTGGCACGGTGGTGATATTGATGGCTTTTCGTCGTTAATTGGATTTATACCCGAATCGGAAGGTGTTATTATCGCTTTGAGTAATGAGCAAGATAATACAGCCTTTACCCGAAATACCATTATTGAAACCATTTTGCACAACGAATTTTAA
- a CDS encoding GyrI-like domain-containing protein yields the protein METKNVAPTTVAVHSIKTSLSTISNAVGVIPNMIMEEIQKQNIQPTAPQIWHYIDCDGQMDSEFNLDICVPVAKAGKENEQISFKELDAFKCVTELHHGPWSELGAAYEKLFGELAQQGFKPSGQCREVYHHCDFEDQSKCTTEIQVEVL from the coding sequence ATGGAAACAAAAAATGTAGCACCCACAACAGTAGCTGTTCACAGCATCAAAACATCATTATCAACCATTAGCAATGCCGTTGGAGTAATTCCGAATATGATAATGGAAGAAATTCAAAAGCAAAACATCCAGCCTACAGCTCCACAAATTTGGCATTACATCGATTGCGACGGACAGATGGATTCTGAATTCAACCTTGATATTTGTGTTCCCGTAGCAAAAGCAGGTAAGGAAAATGAACAGATATCGTTTAAAGAATTAGATGCCTTTAAATGCGTTACTGAGTTGCATCATGGGCCGTGGAGTGAGTTAGGTGCAGCCTATGAGAAACTATTTGGCGAACTGGCGCAACAAGGTTTTAAGCCATCGGGACAATGTCGCGAAGTGTATCATCATTGCGATTTTGAAGATCAGAGCAAATGTACAACTGAAATACAAGTGGAGGTACTCTAA
- a CDS encoding pseudouridine synthase, which produces MHSNLFKQFQADISKIDLPDQFPFPFTNEPHQLCRLAALELMKNLSQQSGWNQIFGLTDNEASVGKMFGVLVVQDSENNVGYLSGFSGAIDGCNNYTGFVPPVYDLLNPQGFFKIGEQNLSQINTKINQLENSIELSTAKNELKLAKTEFDILQTSWKNRLKNNKTLRKTQRINAQDTKEGKELEQYLDELNRASQLEKIAFKKAMAEQKSIVESIEKQIHQLIAPIEELKLLRKNKSAQLQRDIFHHFQLLNSKEERITVTDIFHNMGEEFPPAGAGDCAGPKLLQFAFQHQLKPIALAEFWWGKSPKSEVRKHKHFYPPCRSKCVPIMQHMLKHFNVADDPMASLMKAPDDLEIIFEDQWLMVVNKPEQFLSVPGKEISDSVYQRIKQMRPEAEGPLLVHRLDMATSGLLLIAKDSQTHKALQSQFIKRTTQKRYVALLDGIIEKDNGTIDLPLRVDLDNRPQQLVCYEYGKSARTHWQVINRKNGNTRVYFYPVTGRTHQLRVHAAHFEGLNCPIVGDALYGQASNRLYLHADWLEITHPQTEKRISFSSPAPF; this is translated from the coding sequence GTGCATTCGAATCTTTTCAAACAATTTCAAGCAGATATAAGTAAAATAGATCTTCCTGATCAATTTCCTTTTCCGTTTACCAACGAACCTCATCAGTTGTGCCGTTTGGCAGCTCTGGAACTCATGAAAAATCTCAGTCAACAATCAGGATGGAATCAGATATTTGGTTTAACGGATAATGAAGCTTCTGTTGGAAAAATGTTTGGGGTATTGGTAGTGCAAGATTCTGAAAATAATGTTGGATACTTATCCGGTTTTTCGGGAGCAATTGATGGTTGCAACAACTATACGGGTTTTGTTCCTCCGGTTTATGATTTATTAAATCCTCAGGGCTTTTTTAAAATTGGAGAACAAAACCTGAGCCAGATAAATACTAAAATCAATCAACTCGAAAATAGTATAGAGCTAAGCACGGCAAAAAACGAACTTAAACTGGCCAAAACGGAGTTCGATATCCTACAAACCAGCTGGAAAAACCGATTGAAAAACAACAAGACTCTACGTAAAACACAACGCATTAATGCCCAGGATACCAAGGAGGGTAAAGAACTGGAGCAATATCTTGATGAATTAAACAGAGCCAGTCAACTTGAGAAAATTGCATTTAAAAAAGCAATGGCTGAGCAAAAAAGTATCGTTGAATCTATCGAAAAACAGATTCACCAGCTTATTGCGCCCATCGAGGAACTTAAACTGCTTCGAAAAAATAAATCGGCACAGCTACAACGCGATATATTTCATCATTTTCAATTATTAAACAGCAAAGAAGAACGCATTACGGTTACCGATATATTTCATAATATGGGTGAAGAATTTCCGCCTGCCGGAGCGGGCGATTGCGCTGGCCCTAAACTTTTGCAATTTGCGTTTCAACATCAGTTAAAACCCATTGCCTTAGCTGAGTTCTGGTGGGGAAAATCGCCCAAATCAGAGGTTCGAAAACACAAACATTTTTACCCTCCCTGCCGAAGTAAATGCGTCCCCATTATGCAACATATGCTTAAGCATTTTAATGTGGCTGACGATCCAATGGCCAGTCTGATGAAAGCACCCGATGATCTCGAAATTATTTTTGAAGATCAATGGTTGATGGTCGTTAACAAACCCGAACAATTTCTGTCGGTACCCGGAAAAGAAATATCCGATTCGGTATATCAACGCATTAAACAAATGCGTCCCGAGGCAGAAGGACCACTATTGGTTCATCGATTGGATATGGCTACTTCCGGCCTTCTATTGATTGCCAAAGATTCGCAAACCCACAAGGCTCTTCAAAGCCAGTTTATAAAACGTACTACCCAAAAGCGTTATGTCGCCCTTCTTGATGGAATCATTGAAAAAGACAATGGAACCATTGATTTACCCTTACGTGTTGATTTAGATAACCGTCCACAACAGTTAGTATGTTACGAGTATGGCAAATCAGCACGTACCCATTGGCAAGTCATTAATCGTAAAAACGGAAATACTCGTGTTTATTTTTATCCGGTAACAGGTCGTACCCACCAACTACGGGTTCATGCGGCACATTTCGAAGGATTAAATTGTCCTATTGTAGGAGATGCTTTATACGGACAGGCTTCTAATCGCTTGTACCTTCATGCCGATTGGCTTGAAATCACACATCCACAAACCGAAAAAAGAATATCCTTCTCCTCTCCTGCTCCTTTTTAA
- a CDS encoding CatB-related O-acetyltransferase, giving the protein MHIPDKNNTYPLAHYQNLVFLKNIISNPNILVGDYTYYDDFEDPHNFEKNVKYHFDFIGDKLIIGKFCMIASNVTFIMNGANHLSNSISSYPFAIFGGAWQDAMNGKSYPTKGDTIIGNDVWIGFNATIMPGVTIGDGAIIASNSTVTKDVEPYTIVGGNPAKTIRKRFSDEQIEVLLQLKWWDWNIEKITQAVQILTGEDVEALKKLMEHK; this is encoded by the coding sequence ATGCATATTCCTGATAAAAACAATACTTATCCATTAGCACATTACCAAAACCTGGTTTTTCTAAAAAATATAATAAGCAATCCTAATATTTTGGTGGGTGATTATACTTATTACGATGATTTTGAGGATCCGCATAATTTTGAGAAAAATGTAAAGTACCATTTCGATTTTATTGGTGACAAACTGATTATTGGTAAATTTTGCATGATTGCCTCCAATGTTACGTTTATAATGAATGGAGCCAATCACTTAAGTAATTCAATTAGTAGCTATCCATTTGCCATTTTTGGTGGAGCATGGCAAGATGCTATGAATGGCAAGAGTTATCCCACCAAAGGAGATACGATTATTGGTAATGATGTTTGGATTGGGTTTAATGCCACTATTATGCCGGGTGTAACAATTGGTGACGGAGCTATAATAGCCTCCAATTCAACCGTTACCAAAGATGTTGAGCCTTATACGATAGTTGGAGGAAATCCGGCAAAAACAATCCGAAAGCGTTTTTCTGATGAACAGATTGAGGTTCTTTTACAGCTAAAATGGTGGGATTGGAATATTGAGAAGATAACGCAAGCTGTACAAATTCTTACGGGTGAAGATGTAGAAGCGTTGAAGAAATTAATGGAGCATAAATAA
- a CDS encoding YafY family protein gives MNRIDRLSAILIQLQSKNVVTAKEIADRFEISLRTVYRDIRSLEEAGIPIGAEAGVGYFINPGFHLPPIMFTNEEASAFLLAEKLVGKLSDANIAASFESALFKVKSVLKQNDKDHLNILSDKITVFNHGSADCKQNLFLHEIQIALANKQLLIIDYTANYNGEHSQRTIEPVSLCNYDMRWHLIAYCRLRNDYRDFRLDRISSLTILTEKYDEKNHLSLNEYFEQMTKETDLYSIELKIHESIVEKLASSKYWFGLVEETKEGNHYMMRFANSDLVSFSKWTLSMEDKVEILSPPELSDMVIKNVELLTKHYLK, from the coding sequence GTGAATCGTATTGACCGCCTAAGCGCCATATTAATACAGCTTCAGAGCAAAAATGTAGTTACTGCTAAAGAAATTGCCGATCGATTTGAGATTAGCCTGCGAACGGTTTATCGCGACATCAGGTCTTTAGAAGAAGCCGGCATACCTATTGGAGCCGAAGCCGGGGTTGGTTACTTTATCAATCCGGGATTTCATTTGCCTCCCATCATGTTTACCAACGAAGAAGCTTCTGCATTTTTACTGGCCGAGAAACTAGTTGGTAAGTTATCGGATGCCAACATAGCGGCATCGTTCGAAAGTGCTTTATTTAAAGTAAAGTCGGTATTGAAGCAAAACGATAAAGATCATCTCAATATTTTATCTGATAAAATCACCGTTTTTAATCATGGAAGTGCTGATTGTAAGCAAAACCTGTTTTTACATGAGATACAGATAGCCCTGGCAAACAAACAACTATTAATAATTGATTACACTGCCAATTACAATGGAGAACACAGCCAACGAACCATTGAGCCCGTCAGTTTATGTAACTATGATATGCGATGGCATTTGATAGCCTATTGTCGATTACGTAATGATTATCGTGATTTCAGACTTGATCGGATTTCGTCATTAACCATTCTAACTGAAAAGTATGACGAAAAGAATCATCTGTCGTTGAATGAATATTTCGAACAGATGACCAAAGAAACGGACTTATATTCCATCGAATTAAAAATTCATGAAAGTATTGTCGAAAAACTGGCCTCATCGAAATATTGGTTTGGTTTGGTGGAAGAAACCAAAGAAGGCAACCATTACATGATGCGATTTGCTAATTCCGATCTGGTATCGTTTAGCAAATGGACATTAAGTATGGAGGATAAGGTAGAAATTCTTTCTCCTCCTGAATTGAGTGATATGGTTATTAAAAATGTAGAACTTTTAACCAAACATTACCTAAAATAA